In Paenibacillus sp. G2S3, a single window of DNA contains:
- a CDS encoding lactonase family protein produces the protein MEKQTKLLLFTGSYASATDNGVQVFEFDGEAGGTLKLIDSVQGLTNPTFVNVDAAALRLYAIGEKPNGEGGKEGEVVTFAIDAKSGKLSELNRIGSMPASGNGQTTTCHISRDLNDEYVVVCSYHGGSVGLITLDEGKVAKQLTDVAIHSGHGHHPERQDRPHPHSAIFSPDGQYLFVSDLGLDIIRSYRINRDLNKLEVHGDTALHPGAGPRHFTFHPDGKSAYVINEVDSTITSFTYDSATGTLHTVDTVSTLPEDFKEENTCAEIATSIDGKYLYASNRGADNIAVFAVDNATAKLTLIEYVSTRGGHPRHFSLTPDGAYLIVANRDANNLVVFSIEATSGRLVFTGNTADVSKPVCVKPVIFPI, from the coding sequence ATGGAAAAGCAGACTAAGTTATTGCTGTTTACGGGTTCCTATGCAAGTGCCACGGATAATGGTGTGCAGGTATTTGAATTCGATGGCGAAGCAGGAGGTACGTTAAAATTAATCGACTCGGTTCAGGGCCTAACTAACCCAACCTTTGTTAATGTGGATGCTGCAGCCCTGCGTTTATATGCCATAGGAGAAAAGCCAAATGGTGAGGGTGGAAAAGAGGGGGAAGTCGTTACCTTTGCTATCGATGCTAAGAGTGGGAAATTGAGCGAATTGAACCGAATAGGCTCAATGCCAGCCTCAGGGAATGGTCAAACGACCACATGCCATATTTCTAGAGATCTAAACGATGAATACGTTGTTGTATGTAGTTATCATGGTGGCAGTGTAGGCTTGATCACATTAGATGAAGGAAAAGTTGCTAAACAACTGACGGATGTCGCGATACATTCCGGTCATGGTCACCATCCTGAACGTCAGGATCGCCCGCATCCCCATTCAGCTATTTTCAGTCCAGACGGGCAGTATTTGTTTGTTTCTGATCTTGGGCTTGATATCATTCGGTCTTACAGAATTAACAGAGACTTGAACAAACTAGAAGTTCACGGTGATACTGCGCTTCATCCAGGAGCGGGACCTCGTCATTTTACTTTTCATCCAGATGGAAAGTCTGCTTATGTTATAAACGAGGTGGATTCCACGATAACATCGTTTACATATGACAGTGCTACTGGAACTCTACACACGGTAGATACAGTTTCAACTTTGCCTGAGGATTTTAAGGAAGAGAATACTTGTGCCGAAATTGCTACTTCAATAGATGGAAAATATCTTTACGCTTCTAACCGTGGAGCGGATAACATCGCAGTGTTTGCAGTGGATAACGCTACTGCCAAGCTTACACTAATTGAATATGTATCTACTCGTGGAGGGCATCCACGACACTTCTCATTAACTCCGGATGGGGCTTATCTTATTGTTGCGAATCGTGACGCTAATAACCTGGTTGTGTTCTCTATCGAAGCGACCAGTGGTCGTCTCGTATTTACTGGGAATACAGCTGATGTATCCAAGCCGGTGTGTGTGAAGCCTGTGATTTTCCCTATATAA
- the hfq gene encoding RNA chaperone Hfq — MESLKLQERLLNQFISTKVPVTIFTTNGVKMQGVVTSYDAFTITLQGQGDGRQNVLFKSAVSTIVPLKPVSLK; from the coding sequence GTGGAGAGTCTAAAATTGCAGGAACGTTTGTTGAACCAGTTTATTTCCACAAAGGTGCCCGTGACCATTTTCACAACAAATGGTGTGAAAATGCAAGGCGTCGTAACCTCGTATGATGCATTCACAATCACTTTACAGGGTCAAGGTGATGGCAGACAGAATGTGCTCTTTAAATCTGCAGTATCCACTATTGTACCTCTTAAGCCCGTCTCACTCAAATAG
- a CDS encoding phosphatase PAP2 family protein codes for MLYYQNWSRGFRYFIGFAACFVLIAILVHMNKVSSFDNYMMHLVQSAESPGLTTFAKGLSLIGSSKVAIGISIGTMALLYFLLKHRLELILFLWVGLGSQLLNTLMKLWFQRERPNFHRIVQEIGYSFPSGHSMAAFSLYGVIAYLLWRHLPRRSERILLIMFAVFMTVGIGWSRIYLGVHYPSDVIGGYAASGAWLMLSIGLFEAYKKRISS; via the coding sequence ATGCTTTATTATCAGAACTGGTCCAGAGGTTTTCGTTATTTTATAGGGTTTGCTGCTTGTTTCGTCCTTATTGCAATTCTAGTTCATATGAATAAGGTATCATCATTTGATAACTATATGATGCATCTGGTTCAATCCGCTGAATCACCTGGACTGACCACATTCGCCAAAGGACTATCTCTGATTGGTTCCTCCAAGGTAGCGATTGGCATATCTATTGGTACGATGGCACTGCTCTATTTTCTGCTGAAACATCGGCTTGAGCTAATTCTGTTCCTATGGGTTGGACTAGGCTCTCAGCTATTGAATACACTTATGAAGTTATGGTTTCAAAGGGAGCGTCCGAATTTCCATCGTATTGTCCAAGAGATCGGTTATAGCTTCCCAAGTGGACATTCCATGGCAGCCTTCTCTTTGTACGGGGTAATAGCCTATTTACTGTGGCGTCATTTGCCGCGAAGAAGTGAAAGAATCCTGTTAATAATGTTTGCAGTATTCATGACTGTGGGCATTGGCTGGAGTCGTATTTACCTGGGAGTTCATTATCCTAGCGACGTTATTGGTGGTTATGCTGCAAGTGGTGCGTGGCTGATGTTATCCATCGGTCTATTTGAAGCCTATAAAAAACGGATATCCTCATAA
- a CDS encoding aromatic acid exporter family protein — MAFGARIFKTGMAVTLALYLAELLHFPSSVGAAIAAIFAMQPSIYRSWRYFLDQLTTTTMGAVLALLGGMLLSNSPIAVGLVCILVIMISMKINRADTISLTLVTVITVMEASGEWQFALNRFLLTLTGIVSAFLINIIVVPPKPRKQYIKQIENVFASLSLLLRTAVSHEMKESVFRDEKLALESSIKSLADKYALFEEEQKQLKRAKYSQTRQMVVYKNLLSSLQKGFDVLEAVDRHYFQADRSEETDALFDSHLEQLIKYHQLILLKFEDKLKPNTHESEPLGDENDEFLNSTILGYNAEKIGQLRLYVVAAAIYDYGYQLERLDKVADQMNRIVTEEKETDREA, encoded by the coding sequence TTGGCTTTTGGAGCTCGCATATTTAAAACAGGAATGGCAGTCACGCTTGCCTTGTATTTAGCCGAACTGCTACATTTTCCATCTTCTGTGGGCGCTGCGATCGCAGCAATTTTCGCTATGCAGCCATCTATTTATCGCTCTTGGCGTTATTTTCTTGATCAGCTCACAACGACTACAATGGGCGCGGTACTCGCTCTTCTGGGAGGCATGCTGTTATCCAATAGTCCAATTGCGGTTGGGTTGGTCTGCATTCTTGTCATTATGATCAGTATGAAAATTAACCGAGCGGATACAATTAGCCTGACACTCGTCACCGTTATAACAGTGATGGAGGCTTCTGGAGAATGGCAGTTCGCGCTGAATCGTTTCTTATTAACATTGACAGGGATTGTTTCTGCATTTCTAATCAATATTATAGTAGTTCCTCCGAAACCACGGAAACAGTACATCAAGCAAATTGAGAACGTCTTTGCCAGCCTTTCCTTGCTGCTAAGAACGGCTGTATCTCATGAGATGAAGGAAAGTGTGTTTCGTGATGAAAAACTTGCACTGGAGTCATCCATAAAATCTTTAGCGGATAAGTACGCTTTGTTTGAGGAGGAGCAGAAACAGCTAAAGAGGGCGAAGTATAGCCAGACTAGACAAATGGTTGTCTATAAAAATTTATTATCTTCTTTGCAAAAAGGCTTCGATGTCCTTGAGGCTGTGGATCGGCATTATTTTCAAGCGGATCGAAGTGAAGAGACAGATGCCTTGTTTGACAGTCATTTGGAGCAGTTAATCAAATATCATCAACTGATCTTGTTGAAATTTGAAGATAAACTAAAACCGAACACCCACGAATCGGAACCCTTGGGAGACGAAAATGATGAATTTTTGAATTCAACGATCCTGGGGTATAATGCGGAGAAAATAGGTCAACTACGTTTGTATGTTGTAGCCGCAGCTATTTACGATTACGGATATCAATTAGAACGACTGGATAAAGTGGCAGATCAGATGAATCGTATAGTAACTGAGGAAAAAGAAACGGACCGCGAAGCATAA
- the helD gene encoding RNA polymerase recycling motor HelD, which yields MENHEIEWKEEQQRVDGVTKLLSAHIRRLSEELGLHRSDVVDMRKDFWEEVTVNFSSPDDLGETSTSLRQQSQILNERERHHLQSSKALKKYKKLLVSPYFGRIDFTEAPNGEKEKIYLGIGSLMEDDGTFLIYDWRAPISSLYYDGAPGPAAYETPGGLVSGTMNLKRQFVIVDGVIEVMFDTGVTIGDELLQQVLSHSADDRMKSIVATIQKEQNAIIRNDKSRMLVVQGAAGSGKTSAALQRVAYLLYKYREVLQADQMLLFSPNPLFNSYVSTVLPELGEENMQQTTFQMYLEHRLGHEFQLEDVFSQTESLLNAPDGPEVGIRREGIAYKSSVPFLDAIRRYATMLEHEGMLFKPLMFQGRAVVSKEEMERHFYAYDPAIKLANRVDLMTRWLLKKIADFSHEERNASWVEDQIELLDSSDYHRAYQMLRRKKKATQDSFDDFDTEKEVLSRYVVSQRLKPLRGWTKRGRFVDVKGLYSMLFTDRELMERLNGVNSLPEIWEEICEQTLKSIAVNELAYEDATPFLYLKELSQGFRTNTLIRHVIVDEVQDYSPFQLEFMRRLFPRAKMTVLGDLNQAIYAQGEVLGDLSSLVSIYGEENTEVISLTRSYRSTYEIVEFTRAMIPGGERIVPFNRRGEEPQLSVVSSEDELLNAVEKDIRNLQSKGYHYVAVICKTAEESARVHDELHSRLPVRLVTKETPNFQKGTLVLPAYLAKGVEFDAVIIYDGSAERYGRESERKLFYTACTRAMHLLHIFSLGEPNRFLPSVKAKPMIANSL from the coding sequence GTGGAGAATCATGAAATTGAATGGAAAGAGGAACAGCAACGGGTTGACGGAGTGACTAAGCTATTGTCTGCCCATATCCGGCGTTTATCTGAGGAACTTGGACTCCATCGTAGCGATGTGGTCGATATGCGGAAAGACTTCTGGGAAGAGGTAACAGTAAACTTCAGTAGTCCAGATGATTTAGGGGAAACTTCAACAAGTCTGCGCCAACAGTCCCAAATCTTGAATGAGCGCGAACGCCATCATTTACAATCAAGCAAGGCGCTAAAAAAATATAAAAAGCTGCTCGTCTCACCATACTTTGGGCGCATTGACTTTACAGAAGCACCAAATGGTGAAAAGGAAAAGATTTATTTAGGGATTGGATCCTTGATGGAGGATGATGGCACCTTCTTAATCTATGACTGGCGGGCGCCTATTTCCAGCTTATATTATGACGGTGCTCCTGGCCCCGCAGCTTATGAAACACCGGGTGGACTTGTTTCAGGCACAATGAATCTTAAACGTCAGTTTGTGATTGTTGATGGTGTTATTGAAGTAATGTTTGATACTGGTGTAACGATCGGCGACGAGCTTCTACAACAGGTGCTTAGCCATAGTGCTGATGATCGAATGAAGAGTATTGTAGCTACCATTCAGAAAGAGCAAAATGCGATTATCCGCAATGACAAGAGCCGTATGCTGGTTGTTCAGGGCGCAGCAGGGAGCGGGAAAACCTCCGCTGCGTTGCAGCGGGTAGCTTATCTTTTATATAAATACCGTGAAGTTCTACAAGCAGATCAGATGCTGTTGTTCTCGCCGAACCCACTGTTTAATAGCTATGTTTCTACCGTGCTTCCTGAGCTAGGTGAAGAAAATATGCAGCAAACTACCTTTCAGATGTATCTAGAGCATCGTCTTGGACATGAATTCCAGCTGGAAGATGTCTTTAGTCAGACAGAAAGTCTACTGAATGCCCCTGATGGTCCTGAGGTGGGAATACGCAGAGAAGGCATCGCTTATAAATCATCCGTACCTTTTCTGGATGCGATTCGTCGATATGCTACGATGCTGGAACATGAGGGAATGCTGTTCAAACCCTTAATGTTTCAAGGAAGAGCCGTAGTCAGTAAAGAGGAAATGGAGCGTCATTTCTATGCCTATGATCCAGCCATTAAGCTTGCGAACCGTGTAGACCTAATGACACGTTGGCTACTGAAGAAGATCGCTGATTTTAGCCATGAGGAAAGAAATGCTTCATGGGTTGAAGATCAAATTGAGCTATTGGACTCCAGTGATTACCATCGTGCGTATCAGATGCTGCGACGTAAGAAGAAAGCCACGCAGGATAGTTTTGATGATTTTGATACTGAAAAAGAAGTGTTATCCCGTTATGTAGTCAGCCAACGCTTAAAACCGCTGCGAGGGTGGACTAAGCGAGGTCGTTTTGTGGATGTTAAAGGGTTGTACAGCATGCTGTTCACTGATCGTGAGCTTATGGAACGTCTAAATGGCGTCAATTCTCTGCCGGAAATATGGGAAGAGATTTGTGAACAAACGCTGAAATCTATCGCGGTGAACGAGCTGGCCTATGAAGATGCTACTCCGTTCCTTTATTTGAAGGAATTAAGCCAAGGGTTCCGTACCAACACGCTGATTCGACATGTGATTGTGGATGAAGTTCAAGATTACTCACCTTTCCAATTAGAGTTCATGCGCCGTTTATTTCCAAGGGCAAAAATGACTGTGTTGGGTGATCTGAATCAGGCGATCTATGCACAAGGTGAAGTGCTTGGTGATTTGTCTAGTTTGGTAAGCATTTATGGTGAAGAGAATACAGAAGTGATCTCGTTAACCCGAAGCTATCGCTCCACTTATGAGATTGTGGAATTTACCCGGGCAATGATTCCTGGAGGGGAACGAATTGTACCTTTTAATCGACGAGGAGAAGAACCTCAGTTAAGCGTGGTGTCTAGCGAGGATGAGCTTCTGAATGCAGTCGAAAAAGATATCCGGAATTTACAATCCAAGGGGTATCATTATGTGGCGGTCATCTGTAAAACAGCAGAGGAAAGCGCACGAGTTCATGATGAACTACATAGTAGGCTACCGGTAAGACTCGTTACGAAGGAAACACCGAATTTCCAGAAGGGAACTCTGGTGTTACCTGCTTACTTAGCTAAAGGTGTGGAGTTTGATGCTGTCATCATCTACGATGGTTCAGCTGAACGCTATGGCAGAGAAAGTGAGCGTAAACTGTTCTATACAGCTTGTACTCGAGCGATGCACCTGCTTCATATTTTTAGTCTAGGGGAACCGAACCGATTCCTTCCATCTGTAAAAGCGAAGCCCATGATTGCAAATTCGCTGTAA
- a CDS encoding MFS transporter gives MKERKWDLLALASIPLIMTLGNSMLLPILPQISKELGISAFQVSMLITVYGLMAIVMIPIAGYLSDAYGRKKVILPSLIIAAIGGVVCVMAAWFMKGISAYWVILAGRLLQGIGAAGAFPIVLPFVGDLFKEEEDVSKSLGIIETSNTFGKVLSPILGAYLGIWLWFAPFIAIPVLCLISFALVLFLVRKPEAKEQPEKQGIREFLSGIVSILREKGRWLYAIFAIGGICMFVTFGVQFYLSEMLESKFNMHGAMKGFVLAIPLALLCLSSYGTGKIIGQNKMLMKWLGFGGMVLLTAAMIFAGFNKGIYFLVGFMGLGCVGIGIVLPCMDALITEGIEKENSGTITALYSSMRFIGVAAGPPVVSLLLSSGHWVLFALMATVGAIGGLLTLFAVTPSKGKKGEPGVKDTEKRIHSVLSKRVRQTSAMSLDGKKSYP, from the coding sequence ATGAAGGAAAGAAAATGGGATCTGCTTGCTCTGGCATCCATCCCACTTATAATGACCCTCGGTAACTCCATGCTGTTACCTATTTTGCCACAGATTTCTAAAGAACTCGGCATTAGCGCTTTTCAGGTGAGTATGCTGATTACTGTTTATGGATTGATGGCTATCGTGATGATCCCAATTGCAGGGTACCTGTCTGATGCTTATGGCCGAAAAAAGGTGATTCTTCCAAGTCTGATCATTGCTGCTATTGGTGGTGTCGTCTGCGTGATGGCGGCTTGGTTTATGAAGGGCATTAGCGCATATTGGGTCATTCTAGCTGGACGTTTGTTACAAGGGATCGGTGCGGCAGGTGCTTTTCCCATTGTGTTGCCCTTCGTTGGTGATTTATTCAAGGAAGAAGAGGATGTAAGCAAAAGTCTGGGAATCATTGAGACCTCTAATACCTTTGGTAAAGTACTCAGTCCGATCCTTGGTGCTTATCTTGGAATATGGCTCTGGTTTGCACCTTTTATCGCTATTCCTGTTCTATGTCTAATCTCATTTGCTTTAGTTCTGTTTCTGGTTCGAAAGCCAGAAGCGAAGGAACAACCTGAGAAACAGGGGATAAGAGAATTTTTATCCGGAATTGTGAGCATTTTGCGTGAAAAGGGACGATGGTTGTATGCTATTTTTGCCATAGGCGGCATCTGTATGTTTGTGACCTTTGGCGTTCAATTCTATTTATCAGAAATGCTGGAGTCTAAATTTAATATGCATGGGGCAATGAAGGGATTTGTTCTAGCAATACCATTAGCCTTGTTATGTCTGTCTTCATATGGAACAGGAAAGATCATTGGTCAGAACAAAATGCTAATGAAATGGCTGGGCTTTGGTGGGATGGTATTACTAACTGCAGCAATGATCTTCGCGGGGTTCAATAAAGGTATTTATTTCTTAGTTGGATTTATGGGCTTAGGTTGTGTTGGAATCGGGATTGTGCTTCCTTGTATGGATGCTTTAATCACGGAGGGTATTGAGAAGGAGAACAGCGGTACGATAACCGCTCTCTACAGCAGTATGAGGTTTATAGGAGTAGCCGCAGGACCGCCAGTGGTATCGCTGCTGTTAAGCAGTGGTCATTGGGTATTATTCGCTTTGATGGCTACAGTCGGCGCAATTGGGGGTTTGCTGACCTTATTTGCAGTAACGCCAAGCAAGGGTAAAAAAGGGGAGCCAGGCGTTAAAGACACAGAGAAGAGAATTCATTCGGTCTTGTCGAAGCGTGTTCGTCAAACCTCTGCAATGTCTCTGGACGGAAAAAAGAGCTATCCCTAA
- the fsa gene encoding fructose-6-phosphate aldolase, whose amino-acid sequence MKFFLDTGNIEEIKRITRLGLVDGVTTNPSLIAKEGRLFKDVIKEIVAIVPGPVSAEVIGLKAEEMLKEAYEIAEWAPNVVIKLPMTEDGLEACYELTKKGIKTNVTLVFSAAQGLMAAKAGATYISPFVGRLDDIGVDGMKLIKDLKTILTNYGMTSEIIAASIRNIAHVEQAALAGAHIATIPGSLLPTLWKHPLTDNGIERFLKDWESVPQA is encoded by the coding sequence ATGAAGTTTTTCTTGGACACCGGAAATATTGAAGAGATCAAACGTATTACTCGCCTCGGATTAGTGGATGGCGTTACGACTAACCCGTCGCTCATCGCTAAAGAAGGAAGATTGTTTAAAGATGTTATCAAAGAAATCGTAGCAATCGTTCCAGGTCCAGTAAGCGCAGAAGTAATCGGACTTAAAGCAGAAGAAATGCTTAAAGAAGCATACGAAATTGCTGAGTGGGCTCCAAACGTTGTCATTAAACTCCCTATGACTGAAGATGGCTTGGAAGCTTGTTATGAGCTTACTAAAAAAGGTATCAAAACTAACGTAACGCTTGTCTTCTCAGCGGCTCAAGGCTTGATGGCTGCAAAAGCAGGCGCAACTTATATTTCTCCTTTCGTAGGACGTTTGGATGATATCGGTGTTGACGGAATGAAGCTGATCAAGGATCTGAAGACCATCCTAACTAACTACGGTATGACTTCTGAAATTATTGCAGCATCCATCCGTAACATTGCGCATGTTGAGCAAGCAGCTCTTGCTGGTGCTCACATTGCTACTATCCCAGGTTCGCTCCTGCCTACCCTCTGGAAGCATCCGCTGACAGATAACGGTATTGAACGCTTCCTGAAGGATTGGGAATCTGTACCACAAGCATAA
- a CDS encoding GNAT family N-acetyltransferase, protein MKNIDFLGCKKDNTKLDTRKEGKFVSPVTEVNFEVVDPENTDLRELITFLDEELKIRYPHETIYVVDFEDPKVKEMTFVVAYLNGKPVGCGGLRPLDYIGIEIATMELKRFYVDSSYRKMGIATNMLLFLEAQAIAAGFKEIRLETGIKQPEAIALYVKHGYQPIDLFGPYLGDPDSLCYGKILDVDALPESF, encoded by the coding sequence ATGAAGAATATTGATTTTTTGGGCTGCAAGAAGGATAATACGAAATTGGATACAAGAAAAGAGGGAAAGTTTGTGTCACCCGTAACGGAAGTGAATTTTGAAGTAGTTGATCCAGAGAACACTGATTTAAGAGAGCTTATTACGTTTCTGGATGAGGAACTGAAGATACGTTATCCGCATGAGACGATCTATGTCGTAGATTTTGAGGACCCCAAAGTAAAAGAAATGACTTTCGTTGTAGCCTACTTAAACGGAAAACCTGTGGGTTGCGGTGGGCTTCGTCCACTGGATTATATCGGAATAGAGATTGCAACGATGGAGTTGAAGCGCTTTTATGTAGATTCTAGTTATCGTAAAATGGGCATAGCAACAAATATGCTGTTATTCCTTGAAGCACAAGCAATAGCAGCAGGGTTTAAGGAGATCCGATTGGAGACCGGCATTAAGCAGCCAGAAGCGATTGCGCTTTACGTCAAGCATGGCTACCAACCGATTGATTTGTTTGGACCCTATTTAGGTGATCCGGATAGTCTCTGTTACGGCAAAATCTTGGATGTCGATGCTCTACCGGAATCCTTCTGA
- the rpiA gene encoding ribose-5-phosphate isomerase RpiA encodes MNVKQLAAEKAVEYVEDGMKLGLGTGSTAYWAIRKLGERVSEGLKITAVATSRASEEQARELGIPLVAFGDIDSLDLTIDGADELDSSLQLIKGGGGALLREKIVASNSTRMIVIADEGKVVDTLGKFPLPVEIVPFAWEWTVAELAKLGCQPELRRSGEELYKTDNGNYIADCRFEAIEAAPKLALTIQSIPGVVDHGLFIGIAAMAIVGKHDGSIEIIEAQSKN; translated from the coding sequence ATCAATGTTAAACAATTAGCAGCAGAAAAAGCAGTGGAATACGTTGAAGATGGGATGAAGCTTGGCCTGGGTACGGGATCAACTGCCTACTGGGCAATCCGTAAGCTTGGTGAACGCGTCAGTGAAGGCTTGAAAATTACCGCAGTAGCTACTTCACGCGCTTCCGAGGAGCAAGCACGAGAGCTAGGGATTCCACTGGTAGCTTTTGGTGATATTGATAGTCTGGACCTGACCATTGACGGAGCGGACGAGCTAGACAGCAGTCTGCAACTAATTAAAGGCGGCGGCGGCGCTTTGCTTCGTGAGAAGATTGTAGCTAGTAATAGTACTCGAATGATTGTGATTGCTGATGAAGGTAAAGTAGTAGATACGCTAGGCAAATTCCCGTTGCCGGTGGAAATCGTTCCTTTCGCGTGGGAATGGACTGTGGCAGAGCTTGCCAAACTGGGTTGCCAGCCTGAATTGCGCCGGAGCGGAGAAGAGTTGTATAAGACGGATAATGGCAATTACATTGCAGACTGCCGATTTGAAGCGATAGAAGCTGCACCGAAGCTTGCGCTGACCATTCAAAGCATCCCGGGTGTTGTAGATCATGGCCTATTTATTGGAATTGCAGCGATGGCAATCGTAGGTAAACATGATGGAAGTATCGAAATTATTGAAGCTCAATCTAAGAATTGA
- a CDS encoding VanZ family protein, with protein MINRRLKETNRSWPLKGLTRVVLTLYSATVIYWMFIGFGREVHTGGPLQYNLVPFRTVSLYFNLDNGLSLINRLVNLLGNVVVFIPFGFLSPLVKTRPISWPRISLYAVPCILLLECLQMLLHVGSFDIDDLLLNMLGVWTGYGLFRVISFRRNKEGEM; from the coding sequence TTGATTAACCGCAGACTTAAAGAAACTAACCGTTCATGGCCGCTAAAAGGATTGACACGAGTAGTGCTAACTCTGTATAGTGCTACTGTTATCTATTGGATGTTTATCGGATTTGGACGTGAAGTACATACCGGAGGTCCTCTTCAGTATAATTTGGTTCCATTTCGTACGGTGTCACTTTATTTCAACTTGGATAACGGGTTATCGCTGATCAATCGGCTAGTAAATCTGCTAGGAAATGTTGTAGTTTTTATTCCATTTGGTTTTCTTTCGCCATTAGTAAAGACACGTCCGATTTCTTGGCCTAGGATCTCGCTATATGCTGTCCCTTGCATACTGCTTTTGGAATGCTTGCAAATGCTGCTGCATGTGGGAAGCTTTGATATTGATGATTTACTATTGAACATGCTGGGTGTGTGGACAGGCTACGGATTGTTTCGAGTGATTAGCTTTAGAAGGAACAAAGAAGGAGAAATGTGA
- a CDS encoding GNAT family N-acetyltransferase: MLIDLKPLIGTPEVNELLTYAVIDDPNALQQTSSEYSEQAGLKLYGWEEEELLLGLVGFEETEDGSLDIRHIAVLPENRGKGYARGMILELLTTRQPRYLVAETEDEIAADFYRSLGFMVYSLGENAAGIETLRCVYEVEEIEDEE; encoded by the coding sequence ATGTTGATTGATCTTAAACCCCTCATTGGTACACCAGAGGTGAATGAGCTGTTGACCTATGCGGTCATAGATGATCCTAATGCCCTACAGCAGACTTCGTCTGAGTATAGCGAACAAGCCGGGCTTAAGTTATATGGCTGGGAAGAGGAAGAATTACTGCTTGGTCTTGTGGGCTTTGAAGAGACAGAAGATGGCTCTTTGGATATTCGCCATATTGCTGTATTGCCAGAGAACAGAGGAAAAGGTTATGCACGGGGGATGATTCTGGAGCTGCTTACTACGCGTCAGCCGCGCTATCTGGTAGCTGAAACCGAGGATGAGATCGCTGCAGACTTCTACCGTAGTCTTGGGTTCATGGTGTACAGCCTCGGCGAGAATGCAGCAGGTATTGAAACGCTGAGATGTGTCTATGAAGTAGAAGAGATTGAGGATGAGGAATAA
- a CDS encoding MarR family transcriptional regulator produces MEDEVQHWINRYMDAYMMVTRQVAARIKDSIAADTTNDQYQILRLINAQEQCTSTYLAETFCVGKSSITAIINRLVQAGIIERTRDENDRRQVYLSMSEHGKRVFEAAESQVHEVVAPYLFHFEKKDIETFIMMFEKLASLIQNDNGGKSQ; encoded by the coding sequence TTGGAAGATGAGGTTCAGCATTGGATAAACCGCTATATGGATGCCTATATGATGGTGACAAGACAAGTAGCCGCAAGAATTAAAGATAGTATTGCTGCAGATACAACGAATGATCAGTATCAAATTCTGCGTCTGATTAATGCTCAGGAACAATGTACGTCTACATATCTAGCAGAAACTTTTTGCGTGGGTAAAAGCTCCATTACAGCGATAATCAACAGACTGGTGCAAGCGGGCATTATCGAGCGAACTCGTGACGAGAATGATCGTCGTCAGGTGTATTTATCGATGTCAGAGCATGGCAAAAGAGTATTTGAAGCAGCTGAATCGCAAGTACATGAAGTAGTGGCCCCGTATTTGTTTCATTTTGAAAAGAAGGATATTGAGACATTCATCATGATGTTTGAGAAGCTGGCGAGTCTAATTCAGAATGATAATGGAGGGAAGAGCCAATGA